The Planctomycetaceae bacterium genome includes a window with the following:
- a CDS encoding phosphoribosyltransferase family protein, with amino-acid sequence MATFARGNSTPSGTAVGRRPSIAATGAVVVSRRRIARRVGELAAAIDARFGGQELTLVVVLTGALVLAADLIRRLKTPVHVMTIEASSYPGPATRPIGRVVCSAVPGGLTDRNVLVLDDILDSGATLKAVVARLRRRRPLSLASCVLLRKRRHDGRCVFAADMIGFDVPDRFVVGYGLDYDNRFRNLPDIRVLEISNNKDRP; translated from the coding sequence ATGGCGACTTTCGCGCGTGGCAACTCCACCCCATCCGGAACTGCTGTCGGCAGGCGGCCCAGCATCGCGGCGACGGGGGCGGTCGTGGTCTCGCGCCGGCGCATCGCCCGGCGCGTGGGCGAACTGGCAGCGGCCATCGACGCGCGCTTCGGCGGTCAGGAATTGACGCTGGTGGTGGTGCTGACGGGGGCACTGGTGCTGGCGGCGGACCTGATCCGCCGCCTCAAGACGCCCGTGCATGTGATGACGATCGAGGCCTCGTCGTATCCGGGGCCCGCGACGCGGCCGATCGGGCGGGTCGTCTGCTCGGCGGTCCCGGGGGGATTGACCGACAGAAACGTGCTGGTGCTGGACGATATTCTCGATAGCGGCGCGACGCTCAAGGCTGTTGTCGCCCGACTGCGGCGGCGCCGGCCGCTGTCGCTGGCGTCGTGCGTGCTGCTTCGCAAGCGACGCCACGACGGTCGGTGCGTCTTTGCCGCGGATATGATTGGATTTGACGTGCCCGATCGGTTTGTCGTCGGATACGGGCTCGATTACGACAACCGGTTCCGCAACCTGCCGGACATCCGCGTGCTTGAGATTTCCAACAACAAGGACCGACCATGA